The window tggaagaaaaaatacccttgtcacacgaagttgtgtgctatcaaatgcttgatttcgagacccaaaATAcgtttttgaggtctcgaatttaaattcaaatacttttttggtcgaacttctttctcgaaaactacattacttcagagggagccgtttctcacaatgtatttatactatcaacagctctccattgctcgttaccaggtaagtttttgtgctaaaatttattttgagtaattaccaatagtgtccagcaccTTTAATGCCTCTTGTATGGTTGGATAGCGTGACGTTAAGATTCAGGGAGCAGCATCTCGGCACGGGTTTTGTTTCATCTATAAACATTCAAACTCTATTCTATACCTCTTCGTTTCGAAGACGGCTGGTGAGACAGCAAACCAACAAAACTACCGAGCAGGCAAAACAGAAATCTCTAAAAAGCTGAAATCTGTGTTAGTAGTTCCATTGGTTCGCTCACTCTAACGCTTTAACTTGACCTTGTCGGAACGGCGCTTTATAAAATTAACACTctgttgtatgtatgtataatCAACGTaagtgttttctttgtttgcttTTTGGTACAAAAGGCTGAATTCGATTTCCTTTCATTTGATTACGATATGACAATGACAACGATTtaaacgaaaaagaaaaaaaagaagaaaaacaagggGGAAAAAGAGGCCGCTCCGCAAAATTAAATTCGGAAGACAAAACTCAATATTTATCTTCTTGAAGTCTGTTGAATTTACACGGTCAGTATGCGTAGTTGCGTGTGTAAAATGCAATTATTTTAATGGATTCGACCTTTAATTTGTGACATTCTCACAGTTGAAAAGACATTAAATGAGTACGGTGGAAGGAATCATCAAGTCAGTGTGAATCCCGAGGCATACACGGTGGACCAGTCAGACCAACGTCTCGGCTCAGATACATCAACTCTGCAGACTTTTGTCTTTATAAAATCAGCAAATTGTAGTTAACGTATTCATTTTCCTGAACCGAACCGAGTGCTATACGCCATGGCATACAACAACAAGGCTGTCAAAGCAATGAACTCCAACTTCGAAGACTTTTGTCGCTAAACACAACCAAAGCTGCAGATTCGGATTTCATTTTCCTGAGCAGCACCGACACACCACACCATGGCCTATAAGAACAATTAATGCCGTCAAAGCAATGAATTTCAGTTGAAGAATTTTGtcgctacccccccccccctcccagcaAACTGCTGCAGTTTCTGATTTAATTTCCCTAATAGGGCTGAGTGTACGTTAAACAATGGCCTACGACAACGCTGTAAAAGCATTGGATATTGTTATTGCTTGCTCTGCCATATTGGGAAACGGTTTGGTGATTTTCGTCATGACGGTCAGACGAAAACAGTTCACGTCTGTCACCAACAGACTCATTCTACACCAATCCGTAGTGGATTTCGTGTCCGGAGTTACGTTCCTAGGGCTCCGCGTCATTAAAGGTCCGGGCTCTTTTGTGGGCGCAGAAGTTGGTGACACCTTTTGGGGTGTGCTCGTTTGTCGGTTAATAGAAAGTGATTATTTCATCTGGGGACTGAATGTGACGTCGTCGTACAATCTGGTGGTGATATCCCTCGAGCGTTTTCTTGCCACGTGCTATCCGGTCAAACACCGCAACTACTGCTCACTCTTCAAGATCAAAGTTTCAATGTGTGCTGCTTGGATCATTGGCTTTGCGTATTCAACGCGCGTCATTGCAATGAGACGCGTACACCAAGGTATGTGTGTTCCTGTACGGTTTTCAGCTGTATATCTGATACTACCTCCTCTTTTAGTTGAGTACATGATTCCTGTGACTCTGATGGCATTTTCGTACGTGAAGATATATCTCATGCTGCGACGCAAACTGGCTGGTGAAACCAACGCGAACCAGCGAGGCCAGGGAGTGTTGAGCAAGGCAAAACGCAACGTACTGAAGACCATGCTGATAGCTGGTACCCTGTTCTTTGTCTGCTGGTCGCCCATCATGGTAGTGAGATTTCTAATTATTACCACAAACATCGAATATTTAGAGGTTGTTTTTATCGCATGCTATGGGCTCGTCATGTGCAACATGAGCGTCAATCCAGTCGTTTATTGCTTCAAGTATGAACATTTTCAAGTTCAGCTCATGCATCTGATACGGAGCACATTTCGTCGCAATCGTGTTCAGGCTGGAGGTGAGACTAACCCAACGCCTCTGTCCATAGACCCAATACAGCCAACAAGAGCAACGCAGCTAACAATGTGAAGCAAATAAAACTGACATGGAAAATGTGGGTCTGGCTCTGCATtttctgccgtcgatttcaccactctattcctaacttaggattaatcttaggacttaggacgagttcagttccttATCCTAACACGTTAGCACGAATTGACTCCATCCTATGCTAGGACAGGTTACTCATCCTAAACTCAAGATAGGGTTAATCGTAGCGTTTCGTTCAGAATTATATGTACATCAACAAATATAGGTCTTATCTTTGCCTCTGCTTC of the Asterias rubens chromosome 3, eAstRub1.3, whole genome shotgun sequence genome contains:
- the LOC117288479 gene encoding trace amine-associated receptor 1-like yields the protein MAYDNAVKALDIVIACSAILGNGLVIFVMTVRRKQFTSVTNRLILHQSVVDFVSGVTFLGLRVIKGPGSFVGAEVGDTFWGVLVCRLIESDYFIWGLNVTSSYNLVVISLERFLATCYPVKHRNYCSLFKIKVSMCAAWIIGFAYSTRVIAMRRVHQGMCVPVRFSAVYLILPPLLVEYMIPVTLMAFSYVKIYLMLRRKLAGETNANQRGQGVLSKAKRNVLKTMLIAGTLFFVCWSPIMVVRFLIITTNIEYLEVVFIACYGLVMCNMSVNPVVYCFKYEHFQVQLMHLIRSTFRRNRVQAGGETNPTPLSIDPIQPTRATQLTM